Genomic window (Ammospiza nelsoni isolate bAmmNel1 chromosome 17, bAmmNel1.pri, whole genome shotgun sequence):
aTTATCTCCCAGCCAGCCATGGGGATGCTGACCTGGTCAAGCCAAGGACGTGGCAGGGTccaaggctgagctgctggagcccatCCATCCTCTATGCCCTCTGTGGCTGGTAGGGATCAGCTGCACCAAGAAGGGATCACATCTCTGTTCTCCAGCACCTTTCCAAGCCCTGTTCCTGTGGTGGAACGTCCACATCTCTGTGCAGAGATGGCTGAGGCcatttctctcctctcccaaAGGTGCACAGCATCATCAAGAAGGAGAAGCAGCGGCAGAGGTTGGGGCTGGAGTTAATTGCATCGGAGAACTTTGCAAGCCGAGCAGTCCTGGAGGCCCTGGGATCCTGCATGAACAACAAATACTCTGAGGGTTACCCAGGACAGAGGTATGGGGCTGGGCTAAGGCCCACCAACCCAAaccctggcagggtgggagaGGAACCCCCCATCCTGCCAGGCCTCCCCTCAGAGGGGGCAGCAGGGTCCttgtgctggcagccaggctcTTCCAGGACAGGCTCTGACCTTCTCAGCCTCTGTCCTTGGCCACACACAGGGCAGTCTCAGCAGGGTCACatctgctgtggctgcacaaaAGGGGCATCaccccagtgtgtccccagcctggtcACAGGGCCTGTTCTGAGTCCTGAGTTTGGTTTTATCCTTGTCCTGCACTGCAGGTACTACGGTGGGACGGAGTTTGTTGACGAGCTGGAGAGGCTGTGCCAGAAGCGAGCCCTGCAGGCTTACCGGCTCGACCCCCAGAAGTGGGGAGTCAATGTCCAGCCCTACTCAGGTATTGGGGTGCTCAGGAGAGTCAGGGCAGTTTGCCCAggcccctgtgtgccccagcATTCATAACCAGCTCAGTGCACTCTCTCTGCAGGGTCACCTGCAAACTTTGCAGTGTACACGGCCCTGGTGGAGCCCCATGGCAGGATCATGGGGCTGGACCTGCCCGATGGTGGCCACCTCACCCACGGCTTCATGACAGACAAGAAGAAGATCTCTGCCACCTCTGTCTTCTTCGAGTCCATGCCCTACAAGGtagggagctgctccagccagagCCAGGATGCACCTATCATAAGTATTGGTGCCTCAAAGTGAAAAGTGCCAGGcctccctcctgcaggacagcactgcagctgatcTTCACCACAGCGAGGTGGCTGaaccctcctcttcctctcccaggTCAACCCCAAGACCGGTTACATCGACTATGACAAGCTGGAGGAGAACGCCCGGCTCTTCCACCCCAAGCTGATCATAGCAGGTAAGGGTCACACCTGTACCAACCTCCCTGGTGGCACAAACGGGATGGGGGTGCCAGGAGGAAACCTCCAACAACACAACCAACCTGCAAGGAGCTTGTGCACTGTGCTTGTGTACAGCCTGCTGGGCTGTCTGCACTGCAggcctgctcctggggctgtgccagggtgctgcacatctgctcctgtcccctgctCACCGCTGTCCCCACAGGTGTCAGCTGCTACTCGCGGAACCTGGACTACGCCCGCATGCGGAAGATCGCGGATGACAACGGGGCGTTCCTGATGGCAGACATGGCGCACATCAGCGGGCTGGTGGCTGCCGGCGTGGTGCCCTCGCCCTTCGAGCACTGCGACATCGTCTCCACCACCACCCACAAGACCCTGCGGGGCTGCAGGGCCGGAATGATCTTCTACCGCAAAGGTGCCCGGGGTGCCGGGAGGAACGCTGCAGGCTAACGCTGCTTCCTGCTCTAACTGGGAACGAGGGAGGGCAGAAACATCCCAGGAGTGCCTGGGGAGCTTCCCTGGCCTAACCCTGGCTCAGATTTGAAGAGCAACAacccctgtgcctgctgtgagcagccagggGGTGAAAGCAGCTCGTGGGAGAAGGGTAGCTGTGCTGCCTTGTCACCATGTCCTCCCTGTCTCACAGGCACCCGCAGTGTGGACCCCAAGACAGGCAAGGAGACCCTCTACAACCTGGAGAGCCTCATCAACCAGGCAgtgttcccagggctgcagggaggccCACACAACCACGCCATTGCAGGTatgcagccaggctggctgccagctccagcacgTCAGAGGGAGCTGGCAaagggctcctggcagggctctgacccccagcagcagcacaggaggctccagctgccctACAGAGCTCACAgactggggacactgtggcAAAAGGCAGCTGGTGATCCAGCATTGCCCAAGGAGTGACCAAGccagtcctgtcctgtgttTTGGCTCATGGCTCATGCCATGTTGGGGCAAAGGAAGgatcattcattcattcattcagcTCCTGTATGGcttctgctggcagtgccattgCTGATGGGAGCCCCCCAAATCTGACCCTGGCCTGCCTCTATCCACAGGGATTGCCGTGGCACTGCATCAGGCCATGACACCCGAGTTCAAGGCTTACCAGCAGCAGGTGGTGGCCAACTGCAAGGCACTCTCATCAGCACTGATGGAGATGGGCTACGACATTGTCACAGGTGAGGACACGTCTTGgcagtgggatggggcagctctTCAAGGACACCATGGCAGGGCTCTGTTGGCACAATTCCTCACCCTCTGTTAGATCTCAAGTCTTCTTTTGCTGAAGCACTTCCTCAATCCCACCAAAGCCCTGTCTTTGCAGGGGGCTCTGACAATCACCTGATCCTGGTGGACCTGCGCAGCAAAGGCACAGACGGCGGCCGGGCCGAGCgggtgctggagctctgctccaTTGCCTGCAACAAGAACACGTGCCCTGGTGAGGGATCCCacaagctctgccagcccctgctcagccccaggagccaggctggatgcCCACAGGTAGTTTCAGTGCCAGGTTGGGTCACGGGTGCCTCGTTGTGCTGCAGGTGATGTCAGTGCCCTGCGGCCCAGCGGCCTCCGCTTTGGGACGCCAGCTCTGACCTCGCGCGGCTTCCGGCAGGACGATTTCCGCAAGGTGGCCCAGTACATCCACAAAGGtgagctggggatggggagcctcagctccagctccagcctggatcAGGGCAGCTCCCCCGTGTGAGGAGGCACCAGCTGGCAAGGGAGCACACCCAGCAATGAGGAATAACCATCCTACCTCCACATCTGGATGTGAGGGAGGGCATCTGGTCACAGCTGGGGCCAGCCAAACTCTTCCCCACTGCAGGGAGTCCCTCTCGCAGTTCTCTCCGTTGTCCTCAGGAGTTCCAAGTTGTTTCCCTGGGCATCAAGTCCCTGagatgggaaggagggagagagcagggctgtgtcccgggggcagcagggctgggagagccctgggctgcagcagctgtgatgGCTGACACAGACATCTCTGTCCTGGCAGGGATTGAGCTGGCTCTGCGTGTGCAGAAGGACATGAGCCCCAAGGCCACGTTGAAGGAATTCAAGGACAAGTTGGAGGACCCAAAATACCGTGGGGAGCTGAAGGCACTGAAGGAAGAGGTGGAAGCCTTTGCAGCCACATTCCCGCTGCCAGGGTTGCCTGTCCTGTAAGGGGACACAGCCATGGCCGCTCCTGGAGCCACAGGAGCACCCAGGATCATGGCACACCCCCAATCCCCAGCCTGACACCAACACCCCAGTGCCTtcttccagcccttccctgtggagctgcagcagcagctcctcctttgTCTCTTactcccctttcccctcccatgtggggcacagggaccccaTGAGTACAACCCCTATGGGGACACCAGCCCTGCACCACAGTGTCACCGAGCACCAGGTCACCCTCACTCACCCCATGGTGccatccagctcctgctggctgtggagcagcagatgagaTGTAGGCTGGTCTGTCCACATTCCCTGGAcaccctgcccatggcagtgtgagggacaggggctcca
Coding sequences:
- the SHMT1 gene encoding serine hydroxymethyltransferase, cytosolic, with the translated sequence MASSAQGLPSAELWASHNKMVMEPLDTNDPEVHSIIKKEKQRQRLGLELIASENFASRAVLEALGSCMNNKYSEGYPGQRYYGGTEFVDELERLCQKRALQAYRLDPQKWGVNVQPYSGSPANFAVYTALVEPHGRIMGLDLPDGGHLTHGFMTDKKKISATSVFFESMPYKVNPKTGYIDYDKLEENARLFHPKLIIAGVSCYSRNLDYARMRKIADDNGAFLMADMAHISGLVAAGVVPSPFEHCDIVSTTTHKTLRGCRAGMIFYRKGTRSVDPKTGKETLYNLESLINQAVFPGLQGGPHNHAIAGIAVALHQAMTPEFKAYQQQVVANCKALSSALMEMGYDIVTGGSDNHLILVDLRSKGTDGGRAERVLELCSIACNKNTCPGDVSALRPSGLRFGTPALTSRGFRQDDFRKVAQYIHKGIELALRVQKDMSPKATLKEFKDKLEDPKYRGELKALKEEVEAFAATFPLPGLPVL